A single region of the Halopiger xanaduensis SH-6 genome encodes:
- a CDS encoding acetamidase/formamidase family protein, producing MSTNGRVDHEIDATDETLHSDWNRAREPVRTIESGDAVRFECRDAANGQLGPDSTVADLAELDVDQVHTLTGPIAIDGAEPGDVLEVEILELEHRGWGYTLVLPGELGMGLLPEEFPEPALHVWDLEDGVARFVNGIEVPLHPFPGTLGVAPAEPGVHDTNPPRPVGGNLDIKHLTAGSTMYLPIAVEDGLFSIGDCHAAQGDGEVCISGVEAPMSVTCRFELRSEMDLERPQFETDGPFTSSGRDEPMYGTTGVGDDLREAAKDAIRGMIDHCHAERGLTREEAYILCSAAVDLKLNQVVNAPNWTVSAYLPEQIFPDADA from the coding sequence ATGTCAACCAACGGCAGGGTAGATCACGAGATCGACGCCACGGACGAGACCCTCCACAGCGACTGGAACAGGGCTCGCGAGCCGGTTCGGACGATCGAGTCCGGCGACGCCGTCCGGTTCGAGTGCCGGGACGCGGCCAACGGCCAACTCGGTCCGGACTCGACGGTTGCGGACCTCGCCGAGTTAGACGTCGATCAGGTCCACACCTTGACCGGCCCGATCGCGATCGACGGCGCCGAGCCGGGCGACGTGCTGGAAGTCGAGATACTCGAGCTCGAGCACCGCGGCTGGGGGTACACGCTCGTGCTGCCCGGCGAACTGGGAATGGGACTGCTGCCCGAGGAGTTTCCCGAACCCGCGCTACACGTCTGGGACCTCGAGGACGGCGTCGCGCGCTTCGTGAACGGAATCGAGGTGCCGCTGCATCCGTTCCCCGGAACTCTCGGCGTCGCACCGGCAGAACCGGGCGTGCACGACACGAATCCGCCCCGACCCGTCGGCGGTAATCTGGACATCAAGCACCTGACGGCGGGGTCGACGATGTACCTCCCGATCGCAGTCGAGGACGGGCTGTTCAGCATCGGCGACTGCCACGCCGCGCAGGGCGACGGCGAGGTCTGCATCTCGGGCGTCGAGGCCCCGATGTCGGTCACCTGCCGGTTCGAACTCCGTTCGGAAATGGACCTCGAGCGGCCCCAGTTCGAGACCGACGGCCCGTTCACATCCTCCGGGCGCGACGAACCGATGTACGGAACGACAGGAGTCGGCGACGACCTCCGCGAGGCGGCAAAAGACGCTATCCGCGGGATGATCGACCACTGCCACGCCGAGCGCGGGCTCACGCGCGAAGAAGCCTACATCCTGTGTTCGGCGGCCGTCGACCTGAAGCTCAATCAGGTGGTCAACGCGCCGAACTGGACGGTATCAGCCTACCTGCCGGAGCAGATCTTCCCCGACGCGGACGCGTGA
- the guaB gene encoding IMP dehydrogenase, producing the protein MANDVPEHEPYSSKLQVPEALTFDDVLLRPKESRVEPDDADLTSRVSKNVEVSVPILSAAMDTVTESDMAIAMARHGGLGVLHRNMNIDEMVEEIERVKSADELIIPQESVVTADPEMSVREVDDLMAREGVGGAPVINTNGEVLGIISSTDIRPHLEVNEDDPVTEAMTDEVITAPEDVDAREAFDLMYEHKIERVPVVDDENLLVGLVTMQGILQRREYGDAVRDEDGRLRCGVAVSPFEEDRALAADDAGADVLFIDTAHAHNLNVIDGAREIKENVEADVVVGNVGTREAAAELVDFADGIKVGIGPGSICTTRVVSGAGMPQITAVAQVADVAAEHDVPVIADGGIRYSGDAIKAVAAGADAVMLGSYFAGTDEAPGRVVTMNGKKYKQYRGMGSVGAMKSGDSDRYLKEEPDEEDEYVPEGVEAATPYKGSLQSELHQLAGGMQSGMGYVGAETVPEFKDRSEFVRVSSAGQAESHAHDVVITDEAPNYSPDN; encoded by the coding sequence ATGGCGAACGACGTTCCCGAGCACGAGCCCTATTCCTCGAAACTGCAGGTACCGGAAGCGCTAACCTTCGACGACGTCCTTCTGCGCCCGAAGGAGAGCCGCGTCGAACCCGACGACGCCGACCTCACCTCGCGCGTCTCGAAGAACGTCGAGGTCTCCGTCCCGATCCTCTCGGCGGCGATGGACACCGTCACCGAGAGCGACATGGCGATCGCGATGGCCCGCCACGGCGGCCTCGGCGTCCTCCACCGGAACATGAACATCGACGAGATGGTCGAGGAGATCGAGCGCGTCAAGAGCGCCGACGAACTCATCATCCCCCAGGAGTCGGTCGTCACCGCCGACCCCGAGATGTCCGTCCGCGAGGTCGACGACCTGATGGCTCGCGAGGGCGTCGGCGGCGCCCCCGTCATCAACACCAACGGCGAAGTGCTGGGCATCATCTCGAGTACGGACATCCGCCCGCACCTCGAGGTCAACGAGGACGACCCCGTCACGGAGGCGATGACCGACGAGGTCATCACCGCGCCGGAGGACGTCGACGCCCGCGAGGCGTTCGACCTGATGTACGAGCACAAGATCGAGCGCGTGCCGGTCGTCGACGACGAGAACCTCCTCGTGGGACTGGTCACGATGCAGGGCATCCTCCAGCGTCGCGAGTACGGCGACGCGGTCCGCGACGAGGACGGGCGCCTCCGCTGCGGCGTCGCCGTCAGTCCGTTCGAGGAGGACCGCGCGCTCGCGGCCGACGACGCCGGCGCGGACGTCCTGTTCATCGACACCGCGCACGCGCACAACCTGAACGTCATCGACGGTGCGCGCGAGATCAAAGAAAACGTCGAGGCGGACGTCGTGGTCGGCAACGTCGGCACCCGCGAGGCGGCCGCGGAACTGGTCGACTTCGCGGACGGCATCAAGGTCGGCATCGGGCCGGGCTCGATCTGTACGACCCGCGTCGTCTCCGGCGCCGGCATGCCCCAGATCACGGCCGTCGCGCAGGTTGCGGACGTCGCCGCCGAACACGACGTTCCCGTGATCGCCGACGGCGGCATCCGGTACTCCGGCGACGCGATCAAGGCGGTCGCCGCCGGCGCGGACGCGGTCATGCTCGGCTCCTACTTCGCCGGCACCGACGAGGCGCCGGGACGGGTCGTCACCATGAACGGCAAGAAGTACAAGCAGTACCGCGGCATGGGGAGCGTCGGCGCGATGAAGTCCGGCGACAGCGACCGATACCTCAAGGAAGAGCCCGACGAGGAGGACGAGTACGTCCCCGAGGGCGTCGAGGCCGCGACGCCGTACAAGGGCTCGCTGCAGTCGGAGCTCCACCAGCTCGCGGGCGGCATGCAGTCGGGCATGGGCTACGTCGGCGCCGAGACCGTCCCCGAGTTCAAGGACCGCTCGGAGTTCGTCCGCGTTTCCTCGGCCGGCCAGGCCGAGAGCCACGCCCACGACGTCGTCATCACCGACGAAGCCCCGAACTACTCGCCCGATAACTGA
- the cmk gene encoding (d)CMP kinase: MATTESATSDPEIETTLFITVSGPPGCGATTLCERLADAIGCPYVSGGDIFRELAEDREMSLNQLTAKADESDGIDRALDQRLQQIAEKWGMANKPFILESRLAGWLAGDRADLRIWLDAPEDVRLERIEDRMETEAEMRVREVSEAGRYQSYYDIDIDDREFYDLNINTARWGKEGVFELVRTAIEEYEPAIDEGAFRTPNVDL, from the coding sequence ATGGCAACGACCGAGTCCGCAACGAGCGACCCCGAGATCGAAACGACACTGTTTATCACCGTCTCCGGCCCGCCGGGCTGCGGCGCGACGACGCTGTGCGAACGGCTCGCCGACGCGATCGGCTGCCCGTACGTCTCCGGCGGCGACATCTTCCGCGAACTTGCCGAGGACCGCGAGATGAGCCTCAACCAGCTCACCGCGAAGGCCGACGAGTCCGACGGGATCGACCGCGCGCTCGATCAGCGACTCCAGCAGATCGCCGAGAAGTGGGGCATGGCGAACAAGCCCTTCATCCTCGAGTCGCGGCTGGCCGGCTGGCTCGCCGGCGACCGGGCCGACCTGCGGATCTGGCTCGACGCGCCCGAAGACGTCCGCCTCGAGCGCATCGAGGATCGGATGGAGACCGAAGCCGAGATGCGGGTCCGCGAGGTCAGCGAGGCCGGCCGCTACCAGTCGTACTACGACATCGACATCGACGACCGCGAGTTCTACGATCTCAACATCAACACGGCCCGCTGGGGGAAGGAGGGCGTCTTCGAACTCGTTCGAACCGCCATCGAGGAGTACGAGCCCGCGATCGACGAGGGCGCGTTCCGGACGCCGAACGTGGACCTGTAA
- a CDS encoding YcaO-like family protein yields MQVHVVGDDPVREAVVAALGDVDIDVADAEPADLTDARFGVVSGVVGSDAFERANEAARAGSTPWIAVEIGGVGGYPLSSVDAAASGFAPGAGTGCFDCLRARVASNLEEGETADGPQADRAAARLAGAVAGRECVRVFSGEDESIIGRVVELPHARRRLLPVPGCECADSERDRTLERDDDSLALDSAVDHAEAAIDDRVGVVASIGEVESFPVPYYLATNANTTAFSDASAPRQAAGVADDWNAALMKAVGEGLERYCAGVYRDAEFVRASEGDLENPVSPTDLVRPDDASEYDPAEEYRWVPGENLVTGGRAHLPAAAVQFPQPGAELVPAITTGLGLGSSTVDALLSGLTEVLERDATMLAWYSTFEPLELAVDDPAFATLERRARSEGLSVTPLLVTQDVDVPVVAVAVHREPDDLDADAEIDPEDDAWPAFAAGSAADLDATAAATAALEEALQNWMELRNLGPEEAADQSGAIGEYAAFPTPAQEFVAVGGDRVPAESVGPDPVPSGEDALESLLERAGDADLTPYAARLTTRDVESIGFEAVRVVVPGAQPLFTGEPFFGDRARTVPDELGFESRLERAFHPYP; encoded by the coding sequence ATGCAAGTCCACGTCGTCGGCGACGATCCGGTCCGCGAGGCCGTCGTCGCCGCGCTGGGAGACGTCGATATCGACGTCGCGGACGCCGAGCCCGCCGATCTCACCGACGCCCGGTTCGGCGTCGTCAGCGGCGTCGTTGGCTCGGACGCGTTCGAACGGGCGAACGAAGCCGCTCGAGCGGGGTCGACGCCCTGGATCGCCGTCGAGATCGGCGGCGTCGGCGGCTACCCCCTGTCGTCCGTCGACGCCGCGGCGTCCGGGTTCGCGCCGGGCGCGGGAACCGGCTGTTTCGACTGTCTTCGCGCTCGCGTCGCGTCGAACCTCGAGGAGGGAGAAACCGCGGACGGGCCGCAAGCCGATCGCGCCGCGGCCCGTCTCGCCGGCGCGGTCGCCGGCCGGGAGTGCGTGCGCGTCTTCTCCGGCGAGGACGAGTCGATTATCGGGCGCGTCGTCGAACTCCCACACGCCCGACGACGCCTCCTTCCGGTCCCCGGCTGTGAGTGTGCGGACAGCGAGCGGGATCGGACGCTCGAGCGAGACGACGACTCCCTTGCCCTCGATTCGGCCGTCGACCACGCGGAGGCGGCCATCGACGACCGCGTCGGCGTCGTCGCGAGCATCGGCGAGGTCGAGTCGTTCCCCGTCCCCTACTACCTGGCGACGAACGCGAACACGACCGCCTTCAGCGACGCCAGCGCGCCGCGCCAGGCCGCCGGGGTCGCCGACGACTGGAACGCCGCGCTGATGAAGGCCGTCGGCGAGGGCCTCGAGCGGTACTGCGCCGGCGTCTACCGCGACGCGGAGTTCGTCCGCGCCAGCGAGGGCGACCTCGAGAACCCCGTCTCGCCGACCGACCTCGTCCGGCCGGACGACGCGTCCGAGTACGACCCGGCCGAGGAGTACCGCTGGGTTCCCGGCGAGAACCTCGTCACCGGCGGGCGGGCCCACCTCCCCGCGGCGGCCGTGCAGTTCCCCCAGCCCGGCGCGGAACTCGTCCCCGCGATCACGACCGGACTCGGACTGGGCTCCTCGACGGTCGACGCGCTGCTGTCCGGCCTGACGGAGGTCCTCGAGCGCGACGCGACGATGCTCGCGTGGTACTCGACGTTCGAACCGCTCGAACTCGCCGTCGACGACCCCGCGTTCGCGACGCTCGAGCGCCGCGCGCGAAGCGAAGGCCTGTCGGTGACGCCGCTGCTGGTCACGCAGGACGTGGACGTACCGGTGGTCGCAGTCGCGGTTCACCGGGAGCCGGACGATCTCGACGCGGACGCAGAAATCGACCCCGAAGACGACGCCTGGCCCGCCTTCGCGGCCGGTTCCGCGGCCGACCTCGACGCGACGGCCGCCGCGACGGCGGCGCTCGAGGAGGCCCTCCAGAACTGGATGGAACTGCGGAATCTCGGCCCCGAGGAGGCGGCCGATCAGTCGGGCGCGATCGGGGAGTACGCCGCGTTCCCGACGCCAGCACAAGAATTCGTCGCCGTTGGCGGCGATCGGGTGCCGGCCGAGAGCGTCGGTCCCGACCCGGTTCCGTCGGGCGAGGACGCCCTCGAGTCGCTGCTCGAGCGCGCGGGCGACGCCGACCTGACGCCGTACGCGGCGCGGCTCACGACCCGCGACGTCGAGTCGATCGGCTTCGAGGCGGTCCGGGTCGTCGTCCCCGGCGCGCAGCCGCTGTTCACGGGCGAGCCGTTCTTCGGCGACAGAGCGCGGACGGTGCCGGACGAGTTGGGGTTCGAATCTCGCCTCGAGCGGGCGTTCCACCCGTACCCCTGA
- a CDS encoding calcium/sodium antiporter has translation MVQGGPALQIGVILVSVLGLWVGARLLVDAVVRLARRFGLSDLTIGLTVVAMGTSTPELSVSIDAAFKGLGDIAVANVLGSNIYNLAFILGVVALVTAIPVADSVVRRDGTALLASTLLGGLVLFDLRVTRLEGVILAGSFVAYTVYLLRATRRESDGTADRSIGDGEAVPPVTERVSFRGRDAVFLAGGLALVLVSGDYMVAASSELARDAGISEWIIGGTIVAAGTSTPEFAVSLVAIQRGSFGVSVGNVIGSNIYNLTGILGVAAVIRPLATSAASLESVAWLAGIALLMVAALWTDRVLSRLEGALFAASEIVRWILGLLGVSG, from the coding sequence ATGGTTCAAGGCGGTCCGGCGCTCCAGATCGGCGTCATACTCGTCTCGGTGCTGGGTCTGTGGGTCGGCGCGCGGCTTCTGGTCGACGCCGTCGTTCGACTTGCTCGGCGGTTCGGGCTCTCGGATCTCACCATCGGGCTGACGGTCGTCGCGATGGGGACGTCGACGCCGGAACTCTCGGTGTCGATCGACGCCGCGTTCAAAGGTCTGGGCGACATCGCGGTCGCGAACGTCCTCGGTTCGAACATCTACAATCTGGCGTTCATTCTGGGTGTCGTCGCGCTGGTGACCGCGATCCCGGTCGCGGACTCGGTCGTCCGTCGAGACGGGACCGCGCTGTTGGCGAGCACCCTCCTCGGCGGACTCGTCCTGTTCGATCTCCGGGTGACGAGGCTCGAGGGGGTGATCTTAGCGGGTTCGTTCGTCGCCTACACGGTCTATTTGCTTCGGGCCACCCGGCGGGAATCGGACGGAACTGCGGATCGCTCGATCGGAGACGGCGAAGCGGTGCCGCCGGTGACCGAACGGGTTTCCTTTCGCGGCCGAGACGCCGTCTTTCTCGCGGGCGGCTTGGCGCTGGTGCTGGTGAGCGGCGACTACATGGTGGCGGCTTCCTCGGAGTTAGCCCGCGACGCCGGTATCTCCGAGTGGATCATCGGCGGAACGATCGTCGCGGCGGGAACCTCGACGCCGGAGTTCGCCGTCTCGCTGGTGGCGATCCAGCGGGGGAGTTTCGGCGTCTCGGTCGGGAACGTCATCGGCAGTAACATCTACAACCTCACGGGTATCCTCGGCGTCGCGGCGGTCATCCGGCCGCTCGCGACCAGCGCCGCGTCGCTCGAGTCGGTCGCGTGGCTGGCCGGAATTGCGCTACTGATGGTCGCCGCGCTCTGGACGGATCGGGTGCTCTCTCGTCTGGAGGGCGCCCTGTTCGCGGCCTCCGAAATCGTTCGGTGGATTCTGGGGCTCCTCGGGGTGAGCGGCTAG
- a CDS encoding SPFH domain-containing protein: MVATTSILEPLQAQQLLEDPLLLVGALVLVLAVATVWSMVEIVDAYDRGALTVFGEYRKLLEPGLNVVPPFVSRVYTFDMRTQTIDVPSQEAITRDNSPVTADAVVYIRVMDATRAFLEVDDYERAVSNLAQTTLRAVIGDMELDDTLSRREMINERIRQELDEPTDEWGIRVESVEVREVTPSAGVKGAMEEQTSAERRRRAMILEAQGERRSAVEQAEGDKQSNIIRAQGEKQSQILEAQGDAISTVLRARSAESMGERAIIDKGMETLEGIGQSESTTFVMPQELTSLVGRYGKHLSGSDVETDGTDLESLDFDEETRELIGLDDIADIIGDIEDAELDVEAMEEEAQAIQEGEDMAPESTGEVIDISETRQRDEADTDTDGGTEQD; encoded by the coding sequence ATGGTAGCAACCACATCCATACTCGAGCCCCTGCAAGCCCAGCAGCTACTCGAGGATCCGCTGCTGCTCGTCGGGGCGCTCGTGCTCGTCCTCGCGGTCGCGACCGTCTGGTCGATGGTCGAGATCGTCGACGCCTACGACCGGGGCGCACTGACCGTCTTCGGGGAGTACCGCAAACTGCTCGAGCCCGGACTGAACGTCGTGCCGCCGTTCGTCTCGCGGGTGTACACGTTCGACATGCGAACGCAGACGATCGACGTTCCCAGCCAGGAGGCGATCACCCGCGACAACTCGCCGGTGACCGCCGACGCCGTCGTCTACATTCGCGTGATGGACGCCACCCGCGCGTTCCTCGAGGTCGACGACTACGAGCGGGCCGTCTCGAACCTCGCCCAGACCACGCTGCGGGCGGTGATCGGCGACATGGAACTCGACGACACGCTGAGCCGCCGCGAGATGATCAACGAGCGGATCCGCCAGGAACTCGACGAACCCACCGACGAGTGGGGGATTCGCGTCGAATCCGTCGAGGTCCGCGAGGTCACCCCCTCCGCGGGCGTCAAGGGCGCAATGGAGGAACAGACCTCCGCCGAGCGACGCCGCCGCGCGATGATCCTCGAGGCGCAGGGTGAACGCCGCAGCGCCGTCGAGCAGGCCGAGGGTGACAAGCAGTCGAACATCATCCGCGCCCAGGGTGAGAAACAGAGCCAGATCCTCGAGGCGCAGGGTGACGCGATTTCGACTGTCCTGCGCGCCCGCTCCGCGGAATCGATGGGCGAACGCGCGATCATCGACAAGGGCATGGAAACCCTCGAGGGGATCGGCCAGAGCGAGTCGACGACGTTCGTCATGCCTCAGGAACTCACCTCGCTGGTCGGCCGCTACGGCAAGCACCTCTCCGGCAGCGACGTCGAGACCGACGGCACGGACCTGGAGAGTCTCGACTTCGACGAGGAGACCCGCGAACTGATCGGACTGGACGACATCGCGGATATCATCGGCGACATCGAGGACGCCGAACTGGACGTCGAGGCGATGGAGGAGGAGGCCCAGGCGATCCAGGAGGGCGAGGATATGGCCCCCGAGTCGACGGGCGAGGTCATCGACATCTCGGAGACGCGCCAGCGGGACGAAGCGGATACCGACACCGACGGCGGAACGGAACAGGACTAG
- a CDS encoding cation:proton antiporter: MVEAVSIDILSLLLVLTVAWIFGAVAERLGYPTMMGELFAGIVFGPPLLGLLHGSALLSNLADLGVFLLMVFVGMEVDLRELFRLGPQSLLIAFGAFVIPFGLGYVAGIWLGVSVGAALFLGLAMAATSLATKSRILADLELLDTRIANVLLGGALASDVGVLVAFAGVDSYVTAGALDPAEIGIILGKTVAFFAITLVLGYRFLPVAWHHIERQRERYGFVDRTTAFTFALLVSLLFAYLATLADLHMIIGGFMAGMFLRQADVEPDLYDHMHTVMYDLAMGLFAPIFFVTVGFEIGFGVFVDSFGILALLVAVAFLGKIVGSWLFALPTSLTSREGLVVGFGMNGRGTVEIIIAQVAFEAGVIDQSMFSILVFIAIFTTALVPVTVTWGVRLLERADELVYIDASATVHD; encoded by the coding sequence ATGGTCGAAGCCGTTTCCATCGACATCTTGAGCCTCCTGCTGGTGCTGACGGTCGCGTGGATCTTCGGCGCGGTCGCCGAGCGGCTGGGCTACCCGACGATGATGGGCGAGCTGTTCGCCGGCATCGTCTTCGGGCCGCCGCTGCTGGGACTCCTCCACGGCTCGGCGCTGCTGAGCAACCTCGCGGATCTGGGCGTCTTCCTCCTGATGGTCTTCGTCGGGATGGAGGTCGACCTGCGCGAGCTATTCCGACTCGGCCCACAGTCGCTGCTGATCGCCTTCGGCGCGTTCGTCATCCCGTTCGGCCTGGGCTACGTCGCCGGTATCTGGCTCGGCGTCTCGGTCGGCGCGGCGCTGTTTTTGGGTCTCGCGATGGCCGCCACCTCGTTGGCTACGAAGTCGCGCATCCTCGCCGACCTCGAGTTGCTCGACACGCGGATCGCGAACGTTCTCCTCGGCGGCGCGCTGGCCTCCGACGTGGGCGTGCTCGTAGCCTTCGCGGGCGTCGACAGCTACGTGACGGCGGGGGCGCTCGATCCGGCGGAAATCGGCATCATCCTCGGGAAGACGGTGGCGTTCTTCGCAATTACGCTCGTGCTCGGCTACCGGTTCCTGCCGGTCGCGTGGCACCACATCGAGCGCCAGCGCGAGCGGTACGGCTTCGTCGACCGGACGACCGCCTTCACCTTCGCCCTGCTCGTGTCGCTGCTGTTCGCCTACCTGGCGACGCTCGCGGACCTGCACATGATCATCGGCGGCTTTATGGCCGGCATGTTCCTCCGGCAGGCCGACGTGGAACCCGACCTCTACGACCACATGCACACGGTCATGTACGACCTCGCGATGGGGCTGTTCGCGCCGATCTTCTTCGTCACGGTCGGGTTCGAGATCGGCTTCGGGGTCTTCGTCGACTCGTTCGGAATCCTCGCGCTGCTCGTCGCCGTCGCCTTCCTCGGGAAGATCGTCGGCTCGTGGCTGTTCGCGCTCCCGACGTCGCTGACCTCCCGGGAGGGGCTGGTCGTCGGCTTCGGGATGAACGGCCGTGGCACCGTCGAGATCATCATCGCGCAGGTCGCCTTCGAGGCCGGCGTCATCGACCAGTCGATGTTCTCCATCCTCGTGTTCATCGCCATCTTCACGACCGCGCTCGTCCCCGTCACCGTTACCTGGGGCGTTCGCCTGCTCGAGCGGGCCGACGAACTCGTCTATATCGACGCATCGGCGACGGTCCACGACTGA
- a CDS encoding MATE family efflux transporter translates to MSLLNRLVARIRTQLERVSGLFKGPDEVDLTSGEIAKPLFFLSLPIVVTNLLQTAYNLIDTFWLGQYSTTALAAISFAFPMVFLLISVGMGLSVAGSVLVAQHIGAGEEAEAEYAASQTVVLSLVGATLIGVVGYGLVDDLLALLGASEAVLPPATEYMQVISLGMAFMFGFFVFIALMRGYGDTVTPMLVMFGSVLLNVVLDPFLIFGWGPFPELGIQGAAVATVFSRALALVVGLAIMFRGRRGVRIRLGQMWPDLSFAKKLVGIGFPASIEGMGRALSINLLLVIVAIFPDTVVAAYGVGTRVFSVIFLPAVAVARGVETMTGQNIGAGEPDRAKEAADFAARTMFLILGALGVVAWIAAEPIMAAFTDNTEVVDVGVTFLRYVAPTFGFIGIMRSYNGSFRGAGKTLTAAGIVIVIYALVRLPVAAGLAQTGLGSRGIWIAFAVSNVLGAGLTYVWYRRGTWRDADVRDAAPGPGPGPQAGDDRGLEADAEVGADD, encoded by the coding sequence ATGAGTCTCCTCAACCGACTGGTCGCGCGGATTCGGACGCAACTCGAGCGCGTCTCCGGACTGTTCAAGGGGCCCGACGAGGTCGACCTGACCTCCGGCGAGATCGCGAAGCCGCTGTTCTTCCTCTCGCTGCCGATCGTCGTCACGAACCTGCTCCAGACTGCCTACAACCTCATCGACACGTTCTGGCTCGGCCAGTACAGCACGACGGCGCTGGCGGCGATCAGTTTCGCGTTCCCGATGGTCTTCCTGCTCATCTCGGTCGGAATGGGGCTGTCGGTCGCCGGAAGCGTCCTCGTCGCCCAGCACATCGGCGCGGGCGAGGAGGCGGAAGCCGAGTACGCCGCGTCCCAGACGGTCGTCCTGTCGCTGGTCGGCGCGACGCTCATCGGGGTCGTCGGCTACGGGCTCGTCGACGACCTGCTCGCGCTGCTCGGCGCGTCCGAGGCCGTCCTGCCGCCCGCGACCGAGTACATGCAGGTCATCTCGCTCGGCATGGCCTTCATGTTCGGCTTCTTCGTCTTCATCGCGCTCATGCGGGGCTACGGCGACACCGTCACGCCGATGCTCGTGATGTTCGGCTCGGTGTTGCTCAACGTCGTCCTCGACCCGTTCCTGATCTTCGGCTGGGGGCCGTTCCCCGAACTCGGCATTCAGGGGGCGGCCGTCGCGACCGTCTTCTCGAGGGCGCTCGCGCTCGTCGTGGGGCTGGCGATCATGTTCCGCGGCCGGCGGGGCGTTCGGATCCGTCTCGGGCAGATGTGGCCGGACCTCTCGTTCGCGAAAAAGCTCGTCGGGATCGGGTTCCCGGCGTCGATCGAAGGGATGGGACGCGCGCTGTCGATCAACCTGCTGCTGGTGATCGTCGCCATCTTCCCGGATACGGTCGTCGCCGCCTACGGCGTCGGCACGCGCGTGTTCTCGGTCATCTTCCTCCCGGCTGTCGCGGTCGCCCGCGGCGTCGAGACCATGACCGGGCAGAACATCGGCGCGGGCGAGCCGGACCGCGCGAAGGAAGCTGCCGACTTCGCCGCTCGGACCATGTTCCTCATCCTCGGTGCGCTCGGCGTCGTCGCGTGGATCGCCGCGGAGCCGATCATGGCCGCGTTCACCGACAACACCGAGGTCGTCGACGTCGGCGTCACCTTCCTCCGGTACGTCGCGCCGACGTTCGGCTTTATCGGGATCATGCGCTCGTACAACGGGAGTTTTCGCGGGGCCGGCAAGACCCTTACCGCGGCGGGCATCGTCATCGTCATCTACGCGCTCGTCCGGCTGCCCGTCGCCGCCGGCCTCGCGCAGACCGGACTCGGCTCCCGCGGCATCTGGATCGCCTTCGCCGTCTCGAACGTCCTCGGGGCCGGGCTCACCTACGTCTGGTACCGCCGCGGCACCTGGCGCGACGCTGACGTCCGGGACGCTGCACCCGGTCCGGGTCCGGGCCCGCAGGCCGGCGACGACCGCGGCCTCGAGGCCGATGCGGAGGTCGGTGCCGATGACTGA
- a CDS encoding TetR/AcrR family transcriptional regulator, with product MSEETIDDIMDATYRALCEHGYAELTMQDIAAESTKSKGTLHYHFDGKRELLEAFLEHLIEQFEARTETVPGETPAERLHAFVDELLSSADDDSATAFRTAMLEIKAQSPYDEAYQERLAEFDRRLRDRIADFVADGVAAGEFHEDIDPEATGEFLVTVFHGAQTRAAAVDRSPERTKAYVHDYIDEALRADDGGNADVDVDEPTAASGQEGSR from the coding sequence ATGAGCGAGGAGACGATCGACGACATCATGGACGCGACGTACCGGGCGCTCTGCGAGCACGGGTACGCGGAGCTGACGATGCAGGATATCGCCGCGGAATCGACCAAGAGCAAGGGGACGCTTCACTACCACTTCGACGGCAAGCGAGAGTTGCTCGAGGCCTTCCTCGAGCACCTCATCGAGCAGTTCGAGGCGCGAACGGAGACCGTTCCCGGCGAGACGCCGGCCGAGCGGCTCCACGCGTTCGTCGACGAACTGCTTTCGTCCGCGGACGACGACTCGGCGACGGCGTTCCGGACGGCCATGCTCGAGATCAAGGCGCAGTCGCCGTACGACGAGGCCTATCAGGAGCGACTCGCGGAGTTCGATCGGCGGCTTCGCGATCGGATCGCCGATTTCGTCGCCGACGGCGTAGCAGCCGGCGAGTTTCACGAGGATATCGACCCCGAAGCGACGGGCGAGTTTCTCGTGACCGTCTTCCACGGCGCCCAGACGCGGGCGGCGGCGGTCGATCGGTCGCCGGAGCGGACGAAGGCGTACGTGCACGACTACATCGACGAAGCGCTCCGCGCGGACGACGGCGGGAACGCTGACGTCGATGTCGACGAACCGACCGCAGCGAGTGGACAGGAGGGGTCCCGATGA